tcagggcggccgaccgccaatCGCAACGACGCGTGACCAGTGGGCCGGCTCTGCCTTTTCATGCgaatttagttattttaaatcCGTAATTGCTAAccatttgatgtgattttattGTGAAAGCTAATGTTGAATATTTCCGATTCTAGAATATTTTCGGAAATGGCTATAGGAACGGATTTAAACGGAATTATGAACTATGAAAGGCTTGATCCTgctcaagggtacgtaggcagtctaacaagattagatgcagccttaaataaTCGAGTTTTGACCTCTTATTTTGGTGGCAGACTTTTGTGAGTAATTAAGgaattttaattaaagaataatGTGTAATGGTAATAAATTAAACAAGATCAATGGATTATTTAGAGGGTGCGGCGTTACATACAGAAAACATCTAGTAACACTATGATGATTTAGAAtagggatcgagatgagacatagtggagGCATCCACAATAGTTCGCGCCATTTTCAGGAGCGTTAACGTTTTTATCTCCCCATAACGAAGGGAAGATTTTCTCATTGAAGTGACAATCGGCTAATTAAGTGATAAAGAGATCACTTCCAAGGGCATAGGAGAATCATAATCGATATTGATTAACTTCTCTTTTGTGAAGCCGCACAGTAGTACATTGCGGCGGCTCAATTGGCACATAAAGTTTACACCAAAAACATGTAAGTACAAAACTTCAGGTTTGTACCCAGTTACCAATTGTAACGCTAAATAGGAtagggtggcaatgggcctctgCCAGATCAACATAATTGCATGCAATATTACATAACCTTAAGCAGAAAACCGAAAGCTTGGTGAGCTCACTACAAAGTGTTCGTACGATCATTTAAAGGCATTTGGTTATTGCTTTCTGCAAGACtatttgggtgtgaacatagggAATCGAAATATTCAACTCAATTACCCAAGGGAAATGTAATAATCATCGAATTTATCGATGTAAACTGTCGGGCATTATCTAGTCTTCTGGACTCTATGGATAATTGAGGTGGTGAGCCTGCAACCTGATAATTGGTGTCAAGAGTCTAGCAAAGTAGTGGTaggtgtggacaaacatgtccTCAATGTGTCAATACGTCAACTAAaaccataaatatttatatggtccacattttggttggattagtccacaatTGTTTTCTCGAATCCATTGTAGAAAAGATGGAGGATCCGTAAGTACCATTAAGGAAAATTGCCTATCAAAATTTAGTAAACTTTTTTGCCTAGCTAGTTGCCTCATATGTTAGGGGATTTTATTTgtgacaagaaaaaaaatgaatttatcTAGTCAATTGTGCAATCTATTGGTCATGCTCTAATAGATCATCGATTAGATTTCTCAACTTATTAGTATAATTGAAAACTACATGAGAATTCTTGAATTTATAATAAAGGACTGGTAATGGTTAAGTATCTAGTTAAATTGTTCCCTATTGATCGAACTAAGTAGTTATGCGACCACACACATACAATATGGACCCCTAGATTGATGTTGGAGGTTGATACCAAAGGTGGTGCAGATGTAATCAATGGAAATGACATGAACCTGCCATATTGACGATATTCAAGAATTGTCTTGAAGTTTTGGCTTTTTGAGTGTTTTCGGAAGTAGCAGAGCAGCTGCAATAAGGTTGCTCGTGAGATTTCTCCCTAGGCTTATGAATACTGAGCGTTTTGTATCGTGGATTGAAGATGAACCTCTTTGACTTAGACCCGTGCTAATGGCAGATACTGTAGACATTGTTTGATGTTGATTTTGGTGGTAACTGAGAGGCGGTCCTTTTCCTTTGGTATCGAAGGTTTTATTACATAGGCCGGAGCTTACCAAcctatttttttctattttcgtTCTTGTATTCAGCCCACCAGGTTCATGCTAGCCTTTAAAGAAGCTCAAAAAGATTGTAATTAACTTGTCTTCACGTACTGTATTGTACACAACACCTATGTGCAACACAACATCTGTATGCAACATGCAACTTGCTACCTACGTACAAGATTTATGTATGAAATTAAACCTAGATAGAGTCCGATCAGTTAAGAATCATGATAGCTTCCAAGCTTTACCCTGCTTCATACTGAATTTCTTGAGCCTTCCAAAGATCATGACAAGAATGAGGACGACCTTTCCTTGGGTACTCCATCTTCCGGCAAACCCGTACCAAGCGTCTTCGCAAGCACTATCATGTTTCAATAGACGTTTACAACTGTAGCCGGTGGAGAATCCAACATTTCCGTATCCACTGCACATAAAACGCAGTTCAGATTAAAGATAGTGTTAAGTAGTGCTTGTTTTGTAATCTCATATTCATTCATTATAAAACATCGTACTAAATCAATGGAATAACTATGtcatttcaatgtttaaaaatGCATGAAAATCATGTTATACGTAATAGAGCGCTGAAATATACCACATACTTATGTCAGAGATGGTACGATGTGGTATCCATactattttatataaataaCAAGACATGATTGGTCTTGTAAGAATATGAGCATGTGTATTGAGTATGGAGAATCGGTTATTGGTCTCAAATTTAGATAGAAAGGCTTGATGAGAAAGGATTATGAATCCATGTTATTCTAGGATTAAAAGAACAAGAATGTTAAAAATGTTCTCTTTCTAAATAGTATACACATAAACTTCTAGAATAAAATACAGATGTTATCATACTGTAAAGTTGAGCTGTTAATTATTGTTTTGGTTCTTGCATGAATGTATATGATCCGGAATAACAGTATAGGACAACATCTCAAATTATTAGTCTGACAAAGAAGATAACTTATAGTTGTTATGAAACCACCTTCTATACTTGTTAAGTGCAGAGAACTAAATATAGTTCAACATAAGTATATAccgaaaagaaaggaaaaatggAATTAAGTGTATGCTTACCTAATTACTTCTATGGTGATGTTGAGCacattaaagttgagggggtcGTCCTTCATCTTATCTCTCTCTGTGATACAGACGAGAATGACGAACATTGCTATATAAGACAGTTGTGAGAATATTAGAGAACCCACCAAAGTCTTTATTGGATTTCGAATTCGACTTCCATTTGCTGAAGCAGTCTCTTGACAATCGCTAGTTGTTGGAAAAAATGTGGTATATGGCGGGAGATACCTGAATTGTAGTAATAAAGTCGATTAAATTTACAGCCACAATTCATgtatttatgtgtgtgtgtgtgtattcacAGAATATCACAGCTACAATGCAGTTTGTGTATTACTTTAGAATAAATACTTGAAAGTTGGCTAAAATGGTCTGCAAAATAATCGCTTCAGTAGTATAAAATATTAAACACTTGgtgagggttttagggtttgagAATTGATGCGAAGGACCAATGTGAAGTTGTGATTATGTGGTGGAAAGGAAAAGAGGGGCATCAGGATCAGCTCCGCTCCGGATATGTTTGATTGACTTCATTATTTTATCCCGAGAGAATGAGAAACCGCGACTAACATGAACGTACGTACCAACTATCAAGGGTGGTGTCAAAGAACAATGCAAATAAAATC
The nucleotide sequence above comes from Malus sylvestris chromosome 16, drMalSylv7.2, whole genome shotgun sequence. Encoded proteins:
- the LOC126606553 gene encoding probable cation transporter HKT1;4 isoform X2, yielding MKNFAVFEAMDGLSAYEKFVASIFQVTNSRHTGESVVDLSVLSPAILVFFVVMMYLPPYTTFFPTTSDCQETASANGSRIRNPIKTLVGSLIFSQLSYIAMFVILVCITERDKMKDDPLNFNVLNITIEVISGYGNVGFSTGYSCKRLLKHDSACEDAWYGFAGRWSTQGKVVLILVMIFGRLKKFSMKQGKAWKLS